A region from the Lycium barbarum isolate Lr01 chromosome 8, ASM1917538v2, whole genome shotgun sequence genome encodes:
- the LOC132607430 gene encoding probable calcium-binding protein CML36, translating to MKLIKNLFINYKKSRSTSSSISRSETPSFGSSSDSDSHHGSKKPPPGLSTPTSVLPTRPTNDWSEISADIYAELVHAFHTMDTDNDGKIRKEELEEILTRVGSDPPSKEELKLLLNEVDVNGDGCISLEEFGAITSAFGPPACDGELRDAFDFFDANHDGKITAEELFNVFQNIGDGRCTLEECKRMIRGVDRNGDGFVCFEDFCLMMEQQRC from the coding sequence atgaagctTATCAAAAACCTCTTCATTAACTACAAAAAATCCCGCTCCACCTCCAGCTCCATTTCCCGATCCGAAACTCCATCTTTCGGGTCTTCCTCCGATTCAGATTCCCATCACGGGTCAAAAAAACCACCCCCCGGTTTATCCACTCCAACGAGCGTGTTACCCACGCGCCCCACCAACGACTGGTCCGAGATTTCCGCCGATATTTACGCTGAACTCGTCCACGCGTTTCATACAATGGACACCGATAACGACGGGAAAATCCGTAAGGAAGAGCTTGAAGAGATTTTAACCCGAGTTGGATCCGACCCGCCAAGTAAAGAGGAACTTAAATTGTTACTTAATGAAGTAGATGTTAACGGTGATGGATGTATTAGTTTAGAAGAATTTGGTGCTATTACTTCAGCGTTTGGTCCACCAGCATGTGACGGCGAATTAAGAGATGCCTTTGATTTCTTTGACGCTAATCATGACGGTAAAATAACGGCAGAAGAGTTGTTTAACGTGTTTCAAAATATTGGTGATGGACGGTGTACGTTAGAGGAATGTAAGCGTATGATAAGAGGTGTTGATAGAAATGGAGATGGGTTTGTATGTTTCGAGGACTTTTGTCTTATGATGGAACAGCAAAGGtgttag